From one Paeniglutamicibacter psychrophenolicus genomic stretch:
- the cspE gene encoding transcription antiterminator/RNA stability regulator CspE, which translates to MATGTVKWFNAEKGFGFIAPDDNSDDVFAHYSAIQSNGFRSLEEGQRVEFEVTQGQKGLQATDIRAV; encoded by the coding sequence ATGGCAACAGGTACCGTTAAGTGGTTCAACGCCGAAAAGGGCTTCGGCTTCATCGCTCCGGACGACAACTCGGATGATGTCTTTGCACACTACTCCGCCATTCAGTCGAACGGCTTCCGCTCGCTCGAAGAGGGCCAGCGCGTAGAGTTCGAAGTTACCCAGGGCCAGAAGGGCCTGCAGGCCACCGATATCCGCGCTGTCTAA
- a CDS encoding GntR family transcriptional regulator, with protein sequence MIEDDDTSASGRVREKLRLQILRGELPPGTRLMDRALAPEHGVSRNSVREALRLLVNDGLVASTVNAGASVRVLTPADVSDIYAARRILEVGGVRASSQASDATLRRLDEAAQASIEDRRLQQWRDAGTASLAFHSALVALAGSARLDRFFAGMAAQLRLAFAVMPDEAAFQAQWVDRDRSIADLLLAGRRESAEIELLGYLADSEAAVVDAVRAAQRNHP encoded by the coding sequence ATGATAGAGGACGACGACACCAGCGCTTCCGGCAGGGTTCGTGAGAAGTTGCGCCTGCAGATACTGCGTGGCGAACTGCCCCCGGGCACACGCCTAATGGACCGGGCCCTAGCCCCCGAGCACGGCGTTTCCCGCAACAGCGTCCGGGAGGCACTGCGCCTGCTCGTCAACGACGGGCTGGTCGCCTCAACGGTCAATGCCGGCGCCTCGGTGCGGGTGCTGACACCCGCGGATGTTTCGGACATCTACGCTGCCCGGCGGATCCTTGAGGTCGGTGGGGTTCGGGCCAGCAGTCAAGCAAGCGACGCCACGCTGCGGCGATTGGACGAAGCAGCCCAGGCCAGCATTGAGGATCGGCGCCTGCAGCAGTGGCGCGATGCTGGAACGGCCAGCTTGGCCTTCCACTCGGCGCTCGTCGCCCTGGCCGGGTCTGCCCGACTGGACCGATTCTTCGCCGGCATGGCCGCCCAGCTCCGACTGGCCTTCGCCGTCATGCCCGATGAAGCGGCGTTCCAAGCGCAGTGGGTTGACCGCGATCGATCCATTGCCGATCTGTTGTTGGCCGGCCGGCGGGAGTCCGCCGAGATCGAACTGCTGGGCTACCTGGCCGATTCCGAGGCGGCCGTCGTCGATGCAGTGCGCGCAGCCCAGCGCAACCACCCCTAG
- a CDS encoding urea carboxylase-associated family protein: MTADPRLTEAAYQGTALKVDQDFYKRIGEQTEKRTLVQEFTVQIRSGQAWEVPAGHVCRISTVDGPQVGDLNMWNLHDPRERFWAARTRQLQAAHLSTYDRLWSTLPFLRPMATIVGDTLADYGTDAEGGRLHDTLGTRCDPYVSQMLNDVSFDYHCHSNLVRAVLPFGLTEFDVHDVLNVFQCTGLNDRDEYFMKTCPAQPGDHFEFFAEQDLLVALSTCPGGDLSQPMFGSGNEDPVENCHPLNVSVYALDEDLTNGWTEPTSPRYLGAHGLRAKTWS; this comes from the coding sequence ATGACCGCCGATCCACGCTTGACCGAAGCCGCCTACCAAGGCACCGCCCTGAAAGTCGACCAGGACTTCTACAAACGCATCGGTGAGCAGACCGAAAAGCGCACCCTGGTGCAGGAATTCACGGTCCAGATCCGCTCTGGGCAGGCGTGGGAAGTGCCTGCCGGCCACGTGTGCCGGATTTCCACCGTTGATGGCCCACAGGTCGGCGACCTGAACATGTGGAACCTCCATGATCCTCGCGAACGCTTCTGGGCGGCCCGCACCCGCCAGCTTCAGGCCGCACACCTGAGCACCTATGACCGCCTCTGGTCGACCCTGCCATTCCTGCGGCCCATGGCAACCATCGTGGGCGACACCCTCGCCGACTACGGGACCGACGCTGAGGGCGGGCGGTTGCACGACACGCTGGGCACACGCTGCGACCCCTACGTGTCGCAGATGCTCAACGACGTGAGCTTCGACTACCACTGCCACTCCAACCTCGTGCGCGCGGTTCTCCCGTTCGGACTGACCGAGTTCGACGTGCACGACGTGCTCAACGTCTTCCAGTGCACCGGCCTCAACGACCGGGACGAGTACTTCATGAAGACATGTCCCGCCCAGCCGGGGGACCACTTCGAGTTCTTCGCCGAGCAGGACCTGCTCGTAGCCCTCTCGACCTGCCCCGGTGGCGATCTGTCCCAGCCCATGTTTGGCTCCGGCAATGAGGACCCCGTGGAGAACTGCCACCCACTGAACGTGTCCGTCTACGCCCTCGACGAGGACTTGACCAACGGGTGGACCGAACCCACTTCCCCGCGCTACCTGGGAGCCCACGGGTTGCGCGCCAAGACCTGGAGCTAA
- the nirB gene encoding nitrite reductase large subunit NirB gives MGTGNGIRRIVVIGGGPAAHRFTEAMAKREPSNLEITVLTEEAHVPYDRVALTKALTNTSVDLTLGDPGLWARENVTLETGAGVKTLDSINKHVTTHDGRSFGYDELVLATGSNAATLPIPGNEHTHVYRTLEDVWAINAGIRSLAAQLGRKPVVATIGGGLLGLEAAAGSQSLGAEAVVIDGGKWLMGTQLDEGAGQAMGRLIAQTGFTVHGGVFPKEVTTETVNGIDKVTGVLMADDKHIAADMVIVSIGVRPRDELARNHNQVLEESSMQAPVFGIGPRGGIEIDEHCATAVPNVWAIGEVANFGGMCIGLVAPANAMAEVLAAHLQGGDAEFTGFDTATKLKLSGVDVASFGDGFARTEGALEVVYADAARGLYQKIVVSADAKVLLGGIFVGDASPYQSLRPLLGRELPAEAGAYLSALGGEVPDGELPDDAVLCSCNGVSVGSIKDAVGGCGSCEGSEPVNDLASLKTCTRAGTQCGSCVPMLKKLMESEMTKNGVVVSTAMCEHFELSRSELFEAVQVAGLHSYPQIMERFGKGSGCDICKPVIASVLASQTSGHPMEAGLAGAQDTNDRVMANMQKDGTYSVVPRIPGGEITPEKLGVIAAVAAKYKLYTKLTGGLRIDMFGARLEQLPEIWKELVDAGFESGQAYGKSLRNVKTCVGSSWCRYGMLDSVAMGIEMELRYRGLRAPHKFKMGVSGCARECAEARAKDVGVIATAEGWNLYVGGNGGANPAHGQLLAGGIDDATLIRYIDRYLMYYIRTADKLQRTAHWMQDLDGGITHVQRVVVEDSLGLGAELEAAMETHVGNYQDEWAATLADPEKLRRFRSFVNAPEQADPDLHYVPERGQHRPAEPVRLGATISIGAPTTTLESS, from the coding sequence ATGGGTACAGGAAACGGCATACGCCGCATCGTAGTCATCGGTGGCGGTCCAGCCGCACATCGCTTCACCGAAGCCATGGCAAAACGTGAACCAAGCAATCTCGAAATCACCGTACTGACCGAGGAAGCGCACGTTCCCTATGACCGGGTTGCCCTGACCAAGGCGCTGACCAATACCTCGGTGGACCTCACGCTGGGGGATCCGGGACTCTGGGCCCGTGAAAACGTCACCCTTGAAACCGGTGCCGGCGTGAAAACACTGGACAGCATCAACAAGCACGTGACCACCCACGATGGGCGCAGCTTCGGCTACGACGAACTGGTCCTGGCCACCGGATCGAATGCGGCAACTCTGCCGATCCCGGGCAACGAGCACACCCACGTGTACCGCACGCTCGAAGATGTCTGGGCGATCAACGCCGGCATTCGGAGCCTCGCCGCCCAACTGGGGCGCAAGCCCGTGGTCGCCACCATCGGTGGCGGACTGCTGGGGCTGGAGGCGGCTGCCGGCTCCCAGTCATTGGGTGCCGAGGCAGTGGTCATCGATGGCGGCAAATGGCTGATGGGCACCCAGCTGGATGAGGGCGCCGGCCAGGCCATGGGCCGACTGATCGCGCAGACCGGATTCACGGTCCATGGCGGGGTCTTCCCCAAGGAAGTCACCACCGAAACGGTGAACGGCATTGACAAGGTCACCGGCGTGCTGATGGCCGATGACAAACACATCGCCGCCGACATGGTCATCGTCTCAATCGGTGTGCGTCCCCGTGATGAGCTGGCCCGGAACCACAACCAGGTCCTTGAAGAAAGCAGCATGCAGGCGCCGGTCTTTGGCATCGGTCCGCGCGGCGGCATTGAGATCGACGAGCACTGCGCCACCGCTGTGCCCAACGTCTGGGCCATCGGTGAGGTAGCAAACTTTGGCGGCATGTGCATCGGACTGGTGGCCCCGGCCAACGCCATGGCCGAGGTGCTCGCGGCCCACCTGCAGGGCGGTGACGCCGAATTCACAGGCTTCGACACCGCCACCAAGCTCAAGCTCTCCGGGGTTGACGTGGCAAGCTTCGGTGACGGGTTCGCCCGCACCGAGGGAGCGTTGGAGGTCGTCTACGCGGACGCGGCCCGCGGCCTGTACCAAAAGATCGTCGTCTCCGCCGACGCCAAGGTCCTGCTTGGCGGCATCTTTGTGGGGGATGCCAGCCCGTACCAGTCCCTGCGCCCGCTGCTGGGCCGCGAGCTGCCCGCCGAGGCCGGCGCCTACCTCAGCGCACTGGGCGGCGAGGTACCCGACGGGGAACTGCCCGATGACGCGGTGCTGTGTTCCTGCAACGGCGTGTCCGTCGGATCCATCAAGGACGCCGTGGGTGGCTGCGGGTCCTGCGAGGGCAGCGAACCGGTCAACGACCTGGCCTCGCTGAAGACCTGCACCCGGGCCGGAACCCAGTGCGGATCCTGTGTCCCGATGCTCAAGAAGCTCATGGAATCGGAGATGACCAAGAACGGCGTCGTCGTTTCCACCGCCATGTGCGAGCACTTCGAGCTCTCGCGCTCCGAGCTCTTCGAGGCCGTCCAAGTTGCCGGGCTGCACAGCTACCCGCAGATCATGGAGCGCTTCGGAAAGGGCAGTGGCTGCGACATCTGCAAGCCGGTGATCGCCTCGGTCCTGGCCTCGCAGACCTCGGGCCACCCGATGGAGGCCGGCCTGGCCGGCGCGCAGGACACCAACGACCGCGTCATGGCCAACATGCAGAAGGACGGCACCTACTCGGTGGTCCCGCGCATCCCCGGCGGGGAGATCACCCCGGAAAAGCTCGGCGTGATCGCCGCGGTCGCGGCGAAGTACAAGCTGTACACCAAGCTCACCGGCGGGCTGCGCATCGACATGTTCGGCGCCCGGCTCGAGCAGCTGCCGGAAATCTGGAAGGAACTGGTGGACGCCGGCTTCGAGTCCGGGCAGGCCTACGGCAAGTCGCTGCGCAACGTGAAGACCTGCGTCGGGTCCTCCTGGTGCCGCTACGGGATGCTGGACTCGGTGGCCATGGGCATCGAAATGGAGCTGCGCTACCGCGGGCTGCGCGCCCCGCACAAGTTCAAGATGGGCGTCTCGGGCTGTGCCCGCGAATGCGCCGAGGCCCGCGCCAAGGACGTGGGAGTCATCGCCACCGCCGAGGGCTGGAACCTCTACGTGGGCGGCAACGGCGGGGCGAACCCCGCGCACGGGCAGTTGCTGGCCGGCGGGATCGACGACGCGACGCTGATCCGCTACATCGATCGGTACCTGATGTACTACATCCGCACCGCGGACAAGCTCCAGCGCACCGCGCACTGGATGCAGGACCTGGACGGCGGCATCACCCATGTGCAGCGCGTGGTCGTCGAGGACTCCCTGGGCCTGGGCGCGGAGCTGGAGGCCGCCATGGAAACCCACGTGGGCAACTACCAGGACGAATGGGCAGCCACGCTCGCGGACCCGGAAAAGCTGCGCCGCTTCCGCTCCTTCGTCAACGCCCCGGAACAGGCCGACCCCGACCTGCACTACGTGCCCGAACGCGGGCAGCACCGCCCCGCCGAGCCGGTGCGCCTCGGCGCCACCATCTCCATCGGCGCCCCGACCACGACCCTGGAGTCCTCATGA
- a CDS encoding LLM class flavin-dependent oxidoreductase produces the protein MSIPMSILDLAPIRRGGSAAETFAQSVELAQTAEANGYKRVWYAEHHNMSSIASSATSVLIGHVAHHTNTIRLGAGGVMLPNHSPLVIAEQFGTLETLFPGRIDLGLGRAPGTDQATFRALRRDPSASDAFPHDVLELQAYFGKESRIEGVNAYPGHGTNVPLYILGSSLFGARLAAQLGLPYSFASHFAPDALIQATTAYRNEFQPSEFLAEPWVIAGVGVVAAETNSEAHAIFEQVRRDRIRLFLGRNRPVEFTDDEVEMLLDSPHGDSIMNMLKYTAVGDGAAVAQYLEEFARTAQADELITVHNASDPAQRLASVKITAKAMAPAGV, from the coding sequence GTGAGCATTCCTATGTCGATCCTTGATCTTGCCCCCATCCGCCGTGGCGGTTCAGCCGCCGAGACCTTCGCCCAGAGCGTCGAATTGGCGCAAACCGCCGAGGCGAACGGCTACAAACGCGTCTGGTACGCCGAACACCACAACATGAGCTCGATCGCCTCCTCGGCAACCTCGGTGCTCATTGGCCACGTCGCCCACCACACCAACACCATCCGGCTGGGCGCCGGCGGCGTCATGCTGCCCAACCACTCCCCGCTGGTGATCGCCGAACAGTTCGGCACCCTGGAAACGCTCTTCCCGGGCCGCATCGACCTGGGCCTGGGCCGCGCGCCGGGCACCGACCAGGCCACATTCCGGGCCCTGCGCCGGGACCCATCCGCCTCCGACGCGTTCCCGCACGACGTGCTGGAGCTGCAGGCGTACTTCGGGAAGGAATCACGCATCGAGGGCGTCAACGCCTACCCGGGCCACGGTACCAACGTCCCGCTGTACATCCTGGGCTCCAGCCTGTTCGGGGCCAGGCTAGCCGCCCAGCTGGGCCTGCCCTATTCCTTCGCCTCGCACTTTGCCCCCGACGCGCTCATCCAGGCGACCACCGCGTACCGCAACGAATTCCAGCCCTCCGAATTCCTCGCCGAGCCTTGGGTCATCGCCGGGGTCGGCGTGGTGGCCGCAGAGACCAACAGCGAGGCCCATGCCATCTTCGAGCAGGTCCGCCGCGACCGCATCCGGCTCTTCCTCGGGCGCAACCGCCCCGTCGAGTTCACCGACGACGAGGTGGAGATGCTGCTGGATTCCCCACACGGGGATTCGATCATGAACATGCTCAAGTACACCGCTGTCGGCGACGGGGCGGCCGTGGCGCAGTACCTCGAGGAGTTCGCGCGCACCGCGCAGGCCGATGAGCTGATCACCGTGCACAATGCCAGCGACCCGGCCCAGCGCCTGGCCTCGGTGAAGATCACCGCCAAGGCCATGGCGCCAGCAGGCGTCTAG
- a CDS encoding Nramp family divalent metal transporter produces the protein MKEAQPGAPEASGTLRVRPALQQGRGKRHSRFGPGLIIAASFIGPGTITTSIVTGASYGFTLAWAVVFSIIATIVLQEMSGRLGIATRLSLGEALRTVFASKLARGIMVVLVVAAIGIGGASYAGGDTTGTALALNTVTGLDMRILVVVLLVFIGTLLWTGSYKAIEVVLTIMVVILGGIFLLTAIAVRPPVGEMLAGMLIPTVPSGAMLTTIALIGTTVVPYNLFLQSSLVQEKWGRELDPRASIRESRVDTAVSISVGGLITLAVMATAMGAMYLNGLAAETGEDLTRALEPLLGDASPWVFATGLFAAGFTSAVAGPLGAAYAISGTLGRSTDLRSTPARAVWIGILIVGGLIAVTGTNPVQMIIIAQAANGLLLPIIAIFLMVVMNNKQLMGAYRNGPLANVFGWIICLVVTGLAGYQLGDLGGLWG, from the coding sequence ATGAAGGAAGCGCAGCCAGGAGCACCGGAGGCCTCCGGGACACTCAGGGTCAGGCCCGCCCTGCAGCAGGGCCGTGGCAAGCGGCATTCACGCTTCGGTCCCGGCCTGATCATTGCCGCTTCCTTCATTGGACCTGGGACAATCACGACGTCGATCGTCACCGGGGCCTCGTATGGGTTCACACTGGCCTGGGCCGTGGTTTTTTCGATCATCGCGACCATCGTGTTGCAGGAGATGAGCGGGCGACTGGGAATCGCCACGCGGTTGAGTTTGGGTGAGGCCCTGCGTACGGTGTTTGCCTCGAAGCTGGCGCGCGGGATCATGGTGGTGCTGGTCGTGGCCGCCATCGGCATCGGTGGGGCCAGCTACGCGGGCGGGGACACCACGGGAACGGCCCTGGCGCTCAACACCGTCACAGGGCTGGACATGCGCATACTGGTCGTGGTCCTGCTCGTGTTCATCGGGACGCTGCTGTGGACCGGGAGCTATAAGGCCATCGAGGTCGTGCTGACAATCATGGTGGTCATCTTGGGCGGCATCTTCTTGCTCACTGCCATCGCGGTGCGTCCTCCCGTTGGAGAGATGCTCGCCGGAATGTTGATTCCTACCGTGCCATCAGGGGCCATGCTCACGACCATCGCCCTGATTGGCACGACAGTGGTTCCCTATAACTTGTTTTTGCAGTCGAGTTTGGTCCAGGAAAAGTGGGGCAGGGAGCTGGATCCACGCGCTTCGATCCGGGAATCCCGGGTGGATACCGCGGTGTCCATCTCGGTTGGCGGCCTGATCACCCTCGCAGTCATGGCCACAGCCATGGGGGCAATGTACCTGAACGGGTTGGCAGCCGAGACCGGCGAGGACCTCACGCGCGCGCTGGAACCCCTGCTCGGCGACGCCTCGCCATGGGTCTTTGCCACCGGTCTATTCGCGGCCGGCTTCACTTCCGCCGTGGCCGGACCGCTGGGCGCCGCCTACGCGATCAGCGGCACGCTGGGACGCAGCACCGACCTCAGGAGCACGCCGGCACGCGCCGTGTGGATCGGCATCCTGATCGTTGGCGGACTGATTGCGGTCACGGGCACTAATCCCGTACAGATGATCATCATCGCACAGGCAGCCAACGGCCTGCTGCTCCCGATCATCGCGATCTTCCTAATGGTAGTGATGAACAACAAACAACTGATGGGAGCCTACCGCAACGGCCCGCTGGCCAACGTCTTTGGCTGGATCATTTGCCTCGTTGTCACTGGTCTGGCGGGCTACCAGCTTGGCGATCTGGGCGGACTGTGGGGGTAG
- the cobA gene encoding uroporphyrinogen-III C-methyltransferase, giving the protein MNITGLQLHGQFVLVAGARWAARHVVARYVSAGALVLRVHHPHELEDHRQMLASVRLLVAVDDGAPGWEVLDGLARRESILLSREPAASRNGSITLLGGGPGSSDLLTVRGAAALANADVVFHDRLGPGEDLAAMAPGAQLVDVGKAPGNHKVPQERINLLLIAEARAGRTVVRLKGGDPFVFGRGSEERDAALAAGIPVTVVPGISSAISVPGAAGIPVTARGVSKSFTVISGHDPFTEAELVHLAGIGGTLVVLMGVATLQQNVAGLLRRGLAPDTPAAIIERGFADTQRSTRATLGTLAEAARAAGCSNPAVIVIGSVAALGVGTDDIAALLPAAAR; this is encoded by the coding sequence ATGAACATCACCGGACTGCAACTGCACGGCCAATTCGTCCTGGTCGCCGGCGCCCGCTGGGCCGCCCGCCACGTGGTGGCACGCTACGTGTCCGCCGGAGCGCTGGTGTTGCGGGTGCACCACCCCCACGAGCTGGAGGACCACCGGCAGATGCTGGCCTCGGTCCGGCTGCTGGTGGCCGTCGATGACGGCGCCCCGGGCTGGGAGGTGCTTGATGGCCTGGCCAGGCGCGAATCGATCCTGCTTTCACGCGAACCCGCGGCCTCGCGCAACGGCAGCATCACGCTGCTGGGCGGGGGCCCGGGAAGCAGCGACCTGCTCACGGTGCGCGGCGCCGCCGCGCTGGCGAACGCGGACGTGGTCTTCCACGACCGGCTGGGCCCGGGGGAAGACCTGGCCGCAATGGCACCCGGAGCGCAGCTGGTCGACGTGGGCAAGGCCCCCGGGAACCACAAGGTGCCCCAGGAACGCATCAACCTGCTGCTCATCGCCGAGGCCCGGGCCGGGCGCACCGTGGTGCGGCTCAAGGGCGGGGATCCCTTCGTCTTCGGCCGCGGCTCCGAGGAACGCGACGCCGCGCTGGCCGCGGGCATCCCGGTCACGGTGGTGCCGGGGATCAGCAGCGCGATCTCGGTGCCCGGCGCCGCCGGGATCCCGGTGACAGCGCGCGGGGTTTCGAAGTCCTTCACCGTCATCTCGGGCCACGACCCCTTCACCGAGGCGGAGCTGGTGCACCTTGCCGGCATCGGCGGGACGCTGGTGGTGCTCATGGGCGTGGCCACGCTGCAGCAAAACGTCGCCGGGCTGCTGCGCCGCGGCCTGGCGCCCGACACTCCGGCGGCCATCATCGAACGCGGCTTCGCGGACACCCAGCGCAGCACCCGCGCCACCCTGGGCACGCTCGCGGAAGCCGCGCGGGCCGCGGGCTGCTCGAACCCGGCGGTCATCGTCATCGGGTCCGTCGCGGCCCTGGGTGTCGGCACCGACGACATCGCCGCACTGCTGCCGGCGGCAGCGCGATGA
- the nirD gene encoding nitrite reductase small subunit NirD: MSASVQETTLEGTTPMVAVCNAGDLEPGWGEAAWVDGTQVAMYRTESDEYFATSHHCPGSGAKVMARGILGDRTIDGSRVPTIACPLHKEVYRLDTGACLSAATAPLPVFAVHRLDDTLWMEAGQ; this comes from the coding sequence ATGAGTGCATCAGTTCAAGAAACCACGCTCGAGGGCACCACGCCCATGGTGGCCGTGTGCAACGCCGGAGACCTCGAACCGGGGTGGGGTGAAGCCGCATGGGTCGACGGCACTCAGGTCGCCATGTACCGCACCGAGTCCGATGAGTACTTCGCCACCTCACACCACTGCCCGGGTTCCGGCGCCAAGGTCATGGCACGCGGCATTCTCGGAGACAGGACCATCGACGGGTCCCGGGTTCCCACCATTGCCTGCCCGCTGCACAAGGAGGTGTACCGGTTGGACACCGGCGCATGCCTCAGCGCGGCCACTGCTCCACTGCCGGTCTTCGCCGTGCACCGCCTGGATGACACGCTCTGGATGGAGGCCGGGCAATGA
- a CDS encoding uroporphyrinogen-III synthase, which produces MSAAATATTGVLSGFRIAVTSQRRSAEFIEALERRGAQVLHAPALATAPLQGEAELLGSTRRVLELRPDHVLVCTAYGFRRWFESAEAAGMGEELAEVLHASRIHVRGPKALGAVRALGFDAESVAADELTGTLVAQLAPGLAGKSVVLQHHGHPDTEATAALLAAGATEVVGISPYRWVAPEEPGRLEVLLRALCSGSLDVLTFTSAPAVLALLEAARLHDCGDEVLAALQSTVCTVAVGPVTAAPLREMGIEPLVPERHRMGAMIRTLVEHLGTNGSIQCATALGNLRLRGDTVKLEGAGEARELGESQLRIFKSLVSAGGNVVARPALAALLPAGSSDHALDMAVSRLRRALPDARLISTVLKRGYRLNT; this is translated from the coding sequence ATGAGCGCGGCGGCAACCGCAACGACCGGGGTGCTGTCCGGATTCCGCATCGCGGTGACCTCCCAGCGGCGCTCGGCCGAGTTCATCGAGGCCCTTGAGCGACGGGGCGCGCAGGTGCTGCACGCCCCCGCCCTGGCCACCGCCCCGCTGCAGGGCGAGGCGGAGCTGCTTGGAAGCACCCGCCGGGTCCTGGAGCTGCGCCCGGACCATGTACTGGTGTGCACCGCCTACGGGTTCCGCCGCTGGTTCGAATCCGCGGAGGCCGCCGGGATGGGCGAGGAGCTGGCCGAGGTGCTGCACGCCTCAAGGATCCACGTGCGCGGGCCCAAGGCCCTGGGTGCGGTGCGCGCGCTGGGCTTTGACGCCGAGTCGGTGGCGGCCGATGAGCTGACCGGCACGCTGGTGGCACAGCTGGCCCCGGGCCTGGCCGGGAAATCGGTGGTGCTGCAGCACCACGGGCACCCGGACACCGAGGCCACCGCCGCACTGCTGGCGGCCGGCGCCACGGAGGTGGTGGGGATCAGCCCCTACCGCTGGGTGGCCCCGGAGGAGCCCGGGAGGCTCGAGGTGCTGCTGCGTGCGCTGTGTTCCGGCTCGCTGGACGTGCTCACCTTCACCAGCGCCCCGGCGGTGCTCGCCCTGCTGGAGGCCGCGCGCCTGCATGATTGCGGCGACGAGGTGCTCGCTGCCCTGCAGTCCACGGTGTGCACCGTGGCGGTGGGGCCGGTGACCGCCGCCCCGCTGCGGGAGATGGGCATCGAGCCGCTGGTGCCCGAGCGGCACCGGATGGGGGCGATGATCCGCACGCTGGTGGAGCACCTGGGGACCAACGGGTCGATCCAATGCGCCACGGCGCTCGGGAACCTGAGGCTGCGCGGGGACACCGTGAAGTTGGAGGGGGCGGGGGAGGCCCGGGAACTGGGGGAGTCGCAGCTGCGGATCTTCAAGTCCCTGGTCTCGGCCGGGGGCAACGTGGTGGCCCGGCCCGCGCTGGCGGCGCTGCTGCCCGCCGGCTCCTCGGACCACGCGCTGGACATGGCGGTGAGCCGGCTGCGCCGGGCGCTGCCCGATGCCCGGCTCATCTCCACGGTCCTCAAGCGCGGTTACCGGCTCAACACCTGA
- a CDS encoding sirohydrochlorin chelatase: MSIDAAPRNSTQLAPRLEHSAWLGWMEADPYPDLVAVSHGTDSPSGSAAVLSLVEEVARALDGITVHGAFVDVQRPRVEDLMASPTMNPGNRATLIPLLLSAGTHASKDLGAAAALRAGTTVAAPLGPDASLAAVMHRRLLQAGWVPGEAVIMACAGTTDPVGVNDCRTMAQLLAGSLQVPVTVAYISAEEPRLEDALAYARSHNPGRRTVVASYLLAPGHFAQMAAKCAPDVLSAPLLDSTQRPPKELVDIVVNRYHQSTKR, encoded by the coding sequence ATGAGCATCGACGCCGCACCACGCAACAGCACGCAATTGGCACCACGCCTTGAACATTCGGCATGGCTCGGCTGGATGGAAGCCGATCCCTACCCGGATCTGGTGGCGGTGTCGCACGGGACGGATAGTCCCTCCGGGAGCGCAGCCGTGCTCTCCCTGGTTGAGGAGGTGGCCAGGGCGCTTGACGGCATCACGGTGCACGGCGCTTTTGTTGACGTGCAGCGGCCACGCGTGGAAGACCTGATGGCGTCACCCACCATGAACCCCGGGAATCGGGCCACCCTGATTCCCCTCCTGCTATCTGCCGGAACCCATGCCTCAAAAGATCTGGGCGCCGCCGCTGCCCTGCGCGCGGGCACCACCGTGGCCGCCCCATTGGGCCCCGATGCTTCCCTTGCGGCGGTGATGCACCGGAGGCTACTGCAGGCGGGCTGGGTTCCCGGGGAGGCGGTGATCATGGCCTGCGCCGGAACCACGGATCCGGTGGGGGTCAACGACTGCCGCACCATGGCACAGCTGCTTGCGGGCAGCTTGCAGGTGCCGGTGACTGTTGCCTACATCTCAGCGGAGGAACCTCGCCTGGAAGATGCGCTCGCCTATGCCCGATCACACAATCCGGGGCGGCGCACGGTGGTGGCCAGCTACCTGCTGGCACCGGGACACTTCGCCCAAATGGCGGCCAAATGCGCCCCCGACGTGCTGAGCGCTCCCCTTTTGGATTCCACGCAACGTCCTCCGAAGGAGCTGGTGGATATCGTTGTCAACCGGTATCACCAGTCCACCAAGAGGTAA